Proteins from a single region of Anthonomus grandis grandis chromosome 18, icAntGran1.3, whole genome shotgun sequence:
- the LOC126746873 gene encoding aldo-keto reductase family 1 member B1-like produces the protein MVPKVPNVVLNNGKLMPAIGLGTWKSKPGEVTQAVKDAIDAGYRHLDCALYYLNEEEVGAGIKAKIDEGVVKREDLFVTSKLWCNLMRPDLVEPTIKKSLGFLGLDYLDLYLIHWPTAFKQGEEYTPKGPDGKTLYSDIDYVDTWKAFEEIHRKGLAKSIGVSNFNKRQLERVLEVASVKPVTNQVECHPYLNQKKLTAFCKSKDIVITAYSPLGSPDRPWAKPGDPILVQEPKILALAEKYKKSPAQVILRYLHQLGVVPIPKSVTKSRIIENLNIFDFVLEPSDVAVMDSFDCNGRVCQHSEGAGHPNHPFENDEY, from the exons ATGGTCCCGAAAGTCCCGAACGTGGTCTTGAACAATGGAAAACTCATGCCAGCCATCGGTCTTGGAACCTGGAAG tctaAACCAGGTGAAGTTACTCAGGCGGTAAAAGATGCCATTGACGCAGGTTACCGTCACTTAGATTGCGCCTTATATTATTTAAACGAAGAAGAAGTTGGTGCCGGTATTAAGGCGAAAATCGACGAAGGTGTTGTTAAAAGAGAAGACCTATTTGTCACCAGTAAACTATGGTGTAACTTAATGAGACCTGACTTAGTTGAACCGACTATTAAAAAGAGTTTGGGATTTCTGGGACTTGACTATTTGGACTTGTACCTTATTCATTGGCCTACTGCCTTCAAG CAAGGTGAAGAATATACTCCTAAAGGTCCAGATGGGAAAACCCTTTACAGCGATATAGACTACGTTGACACATGGAAGGCCTTCGAAGAAATCCATAGAAAAGGCCTTGCCAAGTCTATTGGCGTttctaattttaacaaaagGCAGTTGGAAAGGGTTTTAGAAGTTGCTTCTGTTAAACCCGTAACTAACCAA GTGGAATGCCATCCATACCTCAACCAGAAGAAGTTGACAGCCTTCTGTAAATCAAAAGATATCGTTATAACTGCTTACAGTCCGTTGGGATCCCCAGACAGGCCCTGGGCGAAGCCCGGTGATCCGATTTTGGTGCAAGAACCGAAAATTTTGGCTTtagctgaaaaatataaaaagagtCCTGCTCAAGTTATTTTAAG GTATTTACATCAATTGGGCGTGGTACCGATCCCGAAATCCGTAACCAAGTCGAGGATCATCgaaaatttgaacatttttgaTTTTGTCCTGGAACCCAGTGACGTGGCGGTTATGGACTCTTTTGATTGCAACGGCAGGGTCTGTCAACATTCCGA gggTGCCGGACATCCGAACCATCCATTTGAAAACGAtgaatattga